From Nitratidesulfovibrio vulgaris str. Hildenborough, a single genomic window includes:
- a CDS encoding glycosyltransferase family 9 protein, with product MQQYLVIQLARFGDIVQTRRLVLTLARRGAVHLCVDRSLASLARLVHPEVVVHEVVAHGAGEGGGAAMLAVNVRVFEALRQAGFDEVYNLNHSGLNLAMSALFPSAVVRGHRLVDGQLVRDRWVRMAFRWTTWRRLAPLNLVDFWASLAADPVPPGEVNPVAVRGGGGIGVVLAGRASRRSLPPDVLAACLRAVFEGMGGARVVLFGSQAERPLARQFMRMLPGNVVERTEDLVGRTDWTGLVDALRGLDTVLTPDTGTMHLAARFGVPVQAFFLSSAWCHETGPYGLGHKVWQAECECLPCLETAPCTIGVRCLDAFRDTAFLRLLAGRPGDMFPRGMMGMVSTLDAVGATWLTVFGEDVHAPRRVALRELVGEYLGLFVGEGLTDASLTELLYAEQDWMLPPPGQVIPC from the coding sequence ATGCAGCAGTATCTAGTCATACAACTCGCCCGTTTCGGCGATATCGTCCAGACGCGACGCCTCGTGCTTACACTGGCCCGCCGTGGGGCCGTGCACCTTTGCGTCGACAGGTCGCTGGCCTCACTGGCGCGGCTGGTGCACCCCGAGGTCGTCGTGCATGAGGTCGTCGCGCACGGGGCAGGCGAGGGCGGCGGTGCCGCCATGCTCGCGGTCAACGTCCGTGTTTTCGAGGCGCTGCGTCAGGCGGGGTTTGATGAGGTCTACAACCTCAATCATTCGGGCCTCAATCTCGCCATGTCCGCCCTGTTCCCTTCTGCAGTCGTGCGCGGGCATCGTTTGGTGGACGGGCAACTCGTGCGCGACCGCTGGGTGCGCATGGCCTTTCGCTGGACGACGTGGCGGCGTCTCGCGCCGCTCAATCTCGTGGACTTCTGGGCGTCGCTCGCCGCCGACCCCGTCCCCCCCGGCGAGGTCAATCCGGTGGCGGTTCGCGGTGGCGGCGGGATAGGCGTCGTTCTGGCGGGGCGAGCCTCGCGGCGTTCGCTGCCGCCGGATGTGCTGGCCGCCTGTCTGCGTGCCGTGTTCGAGGGCATGGGCGGGGCGCGCGTGGTGCTGTTCGGCAGTCAGGCCGAAAGGCCGCTCGCCCGTCAGTTCATGCGCATGCTGCCGGGCAATGTCGTGGAACGTACCGAAGACCTCGTGGGACGAACCGACTGGACGGGGCTGGTCGATGCATTGCGCGGACTCGATACGGTTCTCACCCCCGACACGGGCACGATGCACCTTGCCGCGAGGTTCGGGGTACCTGTCCAGGCCTTCTTTCTTTCATCCGCGTGGTGTCACGAGACCGGTCCCTACGGGCTCGGGCACAAGGTCTGGCAGGCCGAGTGCGAATGCCTGCCCTGCCTTGAGACGGCCCCCTGCACCATAGGCGTGCGCTGTCTTGACGCCTTTCGCGACACCGCCTTCCTGCGTCTTCTGGCGGGTCGCCCCGGCGACATGTTCCCCCGCGGCATGATGGGGATGGTGTCGACGCTGGACGCAGTAGGGGCGACATGGCTCACCGTGTTCGGTGAAGACGTCCATGCCCCCCGTCGTGTGGCCCTGCGTGAACTTGTGGGTGAGTATCTGGGACTGTTCGTCGGCGAGGGGCTGACGGATGCCTCGCTCACGGAACTGTTGTATGCCGAGCAGGACTGGATGCTGCCCCCGCCGGGGCAGGTGATTCCCTGTTGA
- a CDS encoding CgeB family protein has protein sequence MSETSGLTAHAGPTTSGGAATGPLRVLVVLPMYGGSLPIGRYCADALRDLGHTVETFEAPAFHGAFNALKGLRVTADRLEHLETGFLQVVSQAILAKVETFEPDLVLCLAQAPMSRQALRRLRRDGVATAMWFVEDFRVFTYWRAFAPFYDFFAVIQREPLLDELAAIGVENAIYLPLAALPAFHRPMELSPVERHRYGADVAFLGAGYPNRRVAFRRLTHLDFRIWGTEWDGDAVLARHVQMNGGRVSPEDAVKIYNATRINLNLHSSVQAQTLVTGGDFVNPRTFELAAIGAFQLVDRRGLMDELFTDDELATFGDMDELVALIERFLADPDERAAFAARGQARVLRDHTYQQRMTTLLDFIAARRPGWPPRRQDAGFPADMPEGLRAELGGLLQRLGLPHDAAFGDVIARLRQQTGELDALETSLLFLDEWRKQYAAKG, from the coding sequence ATGAGCGAGACCTCCGGGCTGACGGCGCACGCTGGGCCAACGACATCGGGCGGGGCTGCGACAGGGCCTCTGCGCGTTCTCGTCGTGTTGCCCATGTATGGTGGTTCGCTGCCCATAGGGCGCTATTGTGCAGACGCCTTGCGCGACCTCGGCCACACGGTGGAGACCTTCGAGGCGCCCGCCTTTCATGGGGCGTTCAACGCACTCAAGGGGCTTCGTGTCACTGCGGACAGACTGGAACACCTCGAGACCGGGTTCCTGCAGGTGGTCTCGCAAGCCATTCTCGCCAAGGTCGAGACCTTCGAACCCGACCTCGTCCTGTGTCTCGCGCAGGCACCCATGAGCAGGCAGGCACTGCGGCGTCTGCGTCGTGACGGTGTGGCAACGGCCATGTGGTTCGTCGAGGACTTCAGGGTCTTCACCTATTGGCGGGCGTTCGCCCCCTTCTACGATTTCTTCGCCGTCATCCAGCGTGAACCGCTGCTCGATGAACTTGCCGCAATCGGGGTCGAGAACGCCATCTATCTGCCGCTTGCAGCACTGCCCGCCTTCCATCGCCCCATGGAACTTTCCCCGGTGGAACGTCACCGCTACGGTGCCGATGTGGCCTTTCTCGGGGCCGGGTACCCCAACCGCAGAGTGGCCTTCCGGCGGCTGACCCATCTTGATTTCAGGATATGGGGCACCGAATGGGATGGTGACGCGGTGCTGGCGAGGCATGTGCAGATGAACGGCGGGCGGGTGAGTCCTGAAGATGCCGTGAAGATATACAATGCCACGCGCATCAACCTGAACCTGCATTCGAGCGTGCAGGCGCAGACCCTTGTGACCGGGGGCGACTTCGTCAATCCGCGCACCTTCGAACTGGCTGCCATCGGGGCGTTCCAACTTGTGGACAGGCGCGGCCTCATGGATGAACTGTTCACCGATGATGAACTGGCGACATTCGGTGACATGGACGAACTCGTCGCGCTCATCGAACGCTTCCTCGCCGACCCTGATGAACGTGCGGCTTTTGCGGCACGCGGGCAAGCCCGTGTGTTGCGCGACCACACCTACCAGCAGCGTATGACGACGCTTCTCGACTTCATCGCTGCACGCCGCCCCGGCTGGCCGCCCCGCAGACAGGATGCCGGGTTCCCGGCGGACATGCCGGAGGGGCTGCGCGCCGAACTTGGTGGGTTGCTGCAACGCCTGGGCCTGCCGCACGATGCGGCCTTCGGAGATGTCATCGCCCGTTTGCGCCAGCAGACCGGAGAACTTGATGCGCTCGAGACATCGTTGCTGTTCCTCGATGAATGGCGCAAGCAGTATGCTGCCAAGGGGTAG
- the argB gene encoding acetylglutamate kinase: MDCVENARLQSKVLIESLPYLRQFHGETVVIKYGGHAMKDEALKKAFALNVALLKLVGINPVIVHGGGPQIGKMLEQLNIQSHFREGLRVTDDATMDVVEMVLVGKVNKEIVNQMNLAGAKAVGLSGKDGMLIRARKMEMVISKEAQAPEIIDLGKVGEVMGVNTTLLRSLERDGFVPVIAPVGVDDNGETYNINADAVAGAVAAALKAKRLLLLTDVAGILDHDKKLIRSVNMREAVNLFSDGTLTGGMIPKVKCCLEALEEGVEKAMIIDGRTENCILLELLTDKGVGTEIVSDRAAQAACNCVLR, encoded by the coding sequence ATGGATTGCGTCGAGAACGCCAGACTCCAGTCGAAGGTCCTCATCGAGAGTCTCCCCTACCTGCGCCAGTTCCACGGTGAGACCGTGGTCATCAAATACGGCGGACACGCCATGAAGGACGAAGCCCTGAAGAAGGCCTTCGCCCTCAACGTGGCATTGCTCAAGCTGGTCGGCATCAACCCCGTCATCGTGCATGGCGGAGGCCCGCAGATCGGCAAGATGCTGGAACAGCTCAATATCCAGTCTCATTTCCGCGAAGGGCTTCGCGTCACCGACGACGCCACCATGGACGTGGTGGAGATGGTGCTGGTGGGCAAGGTCAACAAGGAGATCGTCAATCAGATGAACCTCGCCGGGGCGAAGGCCGTAGGCCTTTCCGGCAAGGACGGGATGCTCATCCGAGCACGCAAGATGGAGATGGTCATCAGCAAGGAGGCACAGGCCCCCGAGATCATCGACCTTGGCAAGGTGGGCGAAGTGATGGGCGTGAACACGACGCTACTGCGTTCTCTCGAACGTGACGGCTTCGTCCCCGTCATCGCACCGGTGGGCGTCGATGACAACGGCGAGACCTACAACATCAACGCCGACGCCGTCGCCGGGGCCGTGGCTGCCGCCCTCAAGGCCAAGCGACTGCTGTTGCTCACCGATGTGGCGGGCATCCTCGACCATGACAAGAAGCTCATCCGCTCGGTGAACATGCGCGAAGCCGTGAACCTGTTCTCCGACGGCACCCTCACCGGCGGCATGATACCCAAGGTGAAGTGCTGCCTCGAAGCCCTGGAGGAAGGGGTGGAGAAGGCCATGATCATCGACGGCCGAACCGAGAACTGCATCCTTCTTGAGCTGCTCACCGACAAGGGCGTGGGCACCGAAATCGTCAGCGACAGGGCCGCACAGGCTGCCTGCAACTGCGTGCTGCGCTGA